CCCCCGCGGGCAGCTGCGGCAGCTCCAGGAGCTTGCCTGTCTTCTGATCATGCACGCGGATGACGGTGCGGCCGTCCTCGTTGATGGCGGTGACGCGGAAGCCGCCCTTGCGCGAGAAGTACGTGTACATCACGTCCCAGTCGGCGCGCTCCACCTCCTCCATCACTCCGGTCGTCAGCGTGTAGCGGGCCACGCGCTTGAACTCGGAGCCCTGGTTCGTGAGGAAGTAGAGGGCGCTGGAGTTCGGATCGAAAGAGCTCGCCTGGAAGAACGCGTCGCCCTGGTGCGGGGTGATGTGCTTGAGTTCCTTCTTCTCCACGTCGTAGAGGTGGATGTCCGCGTCGTTGGTGGTCCGCACCTTGTTGAAGGCGATCCACCTTCCATCGGGCGAGACCGCCTCGAAGGAGAGACCGGTGTCGTTCTGGTAGACGAGCGTGCGCGCATACGTCTTCGCGTCGTAGCGGTAGAGGTCGAAGAACCGCGCGTCGCGCTCGTTGGTGAGGACGTAGAAGGCCGAGTCGTCATCGCTCCAGCTCACGAACATGGCCTTCAGCTTGTCGCCGGGCGAGAGGTCGCGCTCCTTGCCATCCGGAGTGCGCACGAAGAGGTGGTTGGCTTCGTTGCCACCCTGGTCGCGCGTGAAGAGGATGCGCTCGTCCTTGGGGAAGAAGCTCACGGCGTAGGTGGAGTCCGTCTTCGAGTGGGTGAGCGCCTTCGCCTTCCCGCCACTGAGGGGCAGGGTGTATGCGTTGAAGATGCCACTCTCGTTGGAGGAAAAGAGGACGCGCTTCTCGTCCGGCGAGAAGGAGGCGCCGGAGAGCTTCGTCGTCGTCATGAACTGCTCGACGGTGTACTGCTTGGAGGGCCGGGGGACAGCCGGGGCCGGTGTCGCGTTGGGCGCAGCGAGTGCGAGGGCGGGCACGAGCGTGGCCGCGGCCAGTACTCGCACGAGGGTGGACCGGAACTGCATGCATTCTCCGCGTTGGTGGGAAGTGGGGTGACCAACACCGTACGAAACACCCTCCTCCTGATTTCCCGCCAGTCCCCCCCTGAGAATCTTCCTGCCTTCCGGTCTTCGACGCTGCGGCGATAGGCCAGCGCCACTCGGGCAGCCGGCACCGGCTCGAAACCAGGGAAGTGCGGGGATGAACAGGGCCCCAGTGTATTCCCTATCCCGTAGGCGATAAATCCCTGATGGTTTCATTCACTACAAACCAGGAGTTTGCAATCATGGACAGACTGCGTGCGGCGGAGGTCTATGTGGCCGTGGTCGAGGCCGGCAGCTTCAGTGCCGCGGCACGGGCGCTGGTGATGAACTCGGGGGCGCTGAGGGGGCTGCCGACGCCGTGCACCCAGGCCAACGCGCGTTCGAATAAAACGAAACCCTTCCGTAAGGATGACCGCCCGGCCGGCATCTAATCAGCTTGAACACGGGACGGATCATGGACGCGCGAGAGGATCAGGACAGGGCTTTCGTCGACTGGCTGGCGCCGCACCTGGCGACCTTGCGCCGGATCGCCCGCGCATTCGCGCCCCCGGAAGACCAATACGACCTGATGCAGGAGCTGATGCTGGCGGTCTGGAACGCCCGCCCGAGCTTCCAGGCGCGCAGCGCCGCCACGACCTTCGTCTACCGCGTGGCCCACAACACGGCCCTGACCTGGAAGCGCGGCGAGACCCGCCGTCGCCGCCGACGCGAGGCAATCGAGGTCGAGATGCTGTGGCGGGCCGAACAGGATCGCGCCGAGCCGGAGGCAGGCCTGCTGGAGCGGCTCTACGCGGCGATCCGCGTGCTGCCGCCGCTGGACCGGTCGTTGATCCTGCTGTCGCTGGACGGGCTGGCCTACGCCGAGATCGCTCGTCTGCACGGCCTTTCCGAAACCAATGTCGGGGCGCGCCTGACCCGTATCCGCCGGCGCGTCACCAGCCTCGTGGAGGGCGCCGACGATGGATTTTGACAAGCTCGAAGCCGCCTGGCGCTCGCCGGCCAACACGCCCGACGACCGCGCCCAGGCCTATCTGATGGAGGAATTGATGCGCACGCTGAAGGCCCGCCGTCGCCGCGAACTCCTGTTCTACGCGATTCCGGCGACGGCCATGACGATCTTCACGGCCATCACGGTCCAGGCGATCGCCGCCGGGCGGATGGATGTCGGCCGGGAGTGGGCGTCGCTGGTCATGCTGGCGATGTGCTGGCTGGTGCTGGCGGCGGTGCTGGTCGTCGGCTTCTTGCTGCGAAGTCGAGGTAGATCCGGAGGCTCTCCGGTGCGGGACACCCTCACCACCATGCTGGTCGCCAATCGCCGGGCCCGCGCCAACGTCAAGATCTTCTGGATGATGCTGCCGGTGTTCCTCGCGCCGATGCTGGTGGGCGTCCAACAGCTGCGCGAGGTCGGCAAGGCCACCGACCGCGACGCCTGGCAGATGCTGTTCGTATTCGGCGTGGCGCTGGTCGCCAGCGTCGGCTGGAACACGGCGCGGTACGTCTGGGTGCTGAAGCCCGAGCAGCGGCGACTGGAGGCGTTGCTGGCGGAATACGAAGCCTGACCTTTACCAGCCGCATGGCCAACACCGGCGCGAACGCGCGGCGAGGTGTCTCCGCTTCCGCCACCTGTCCGGACTGAGCCCGTAGAGGACAAGGGCACCCTGATCGTTCT
Above is a window of Cystobacter fuscus DNA encoding:
- a CDS encoding prolyl oligopeptidase family serine peptidase — translated: MQFRSTLVRVLAAATLVPALALAAPNATPAPAVPRPSKQYTVEQFMTTTKLSGASFSPDEKRVLFSSNESGIFNAYTLPLSGGKAKALTHSKTDSTYAVSFFPKDERILFTRDQGGNEANHLFVRTPDGKERDLSPGDKLKAMFVSWSDDDSAFYVLTNERDARFFDLYRYDAKTYARTLVYQNDTGLSFEAVSPDGRWIAFNKVRTTNDADIHLYDVEKKELKHITPHQGDAFFQASSFDPNSSALYFLTNQGSEFKRVARYTLTTGVMEEVERADWDVMYTYFSRKGGFRVTAINEDGRTVIRVHDQKTGKLLELPQLPAGDITSVRISDSEKRMAFYHNGDRSPSNLFVYDFGTKKVSRLTDARNKQMDPEDLVEAQVVRFKSFDGMEIPNILFKPHQATADAKAPAIVWVHGGPGGQTRKGYSPVIQYLVNHGYVVLGINNRGSSGYGKSFFAADDQKHGHEPLLDCVEARKYLASLPYVDAERIGIAGGSYGGYMTLAALAFHPDAFKAGIDIFGVSNWLRTLQSIPPWWESQREALYKEIGDPAKQEQMLRDISPLFHAEKISKPLLVLQGANDPRVIQPESDEIVQAVKKNGIPVEYVIFPDEGHGFTKKKNEVEAYSRMLGFLNAHLRDSGPTPVN
- a CDS encoding RNA polymerase sigma factor: MDAREDQDRAFVDWLAPHLATLRRIARAFAPPEDQYDLMQELMLAVWNARPSFQARSAATTFVYRVAHNTALTWKRGETRRRRRREAIEVEMLWRAEQDRAEPEAGLLERLYAAIRVLPPLDRSLILLSLDGLAYAEIARLHGLSETNVGARLTRIRRRVTSLVEGADDGF